The Carassius auratus strain Wakin chromosome 40, ASM336829v1, whole genome shotgun sequence genome has a segment encoding these proteins:
- the LOC113058631 gene encoding mitochondrial fission factor-like isoform X2, protein MNEAAFPSPTAEMAEMNRIHYELEYTEGISQRMRIPEQLKVAPYNPEEQDISEHEMLHTAMMHVPERIVVADDFQWNTKEDFFRDRNDMQFPRDLDLIQSTPMESTLSLKTPPRVLTLSETPIDFLEMEHQSSTSQPSEEVRMQTRTRRERSVSENTSVHHNGQLARNDSIMTLSPSAALRTMAPLGGAEDGVNLFSSRGVLSFIQSTTRRAYQQVLEVLDENQRSQPSLRGGSTLSNPQHDGRHALAPLDSTTEGGADDMALVDATSLRRQIVKLNRRLQLLEEENKERVKREMIMYSVTVAFWLINSWVWFRR, encoded by the exons ATGAATGAAGCAGCGTTCCCCTCTCCCACAGCCGAGATGGCGGAGATGAACCGGATCCACTATGAGCTGGAGTACACAGAGGGCATCAGTCAGAGGATGCGTATTCCTGAGCAGCTCAAAGTGGCTCCGTATAACCCTGAAGAGCAGGACATTTCAGAGCATGAGATGCTCCACACGGCAATGATGCACGTTCCCGAGAGAATTGTAGTGGCAG ACGattttcagtggaacacaaaagaagattttttta gaGACAGGAATGACATGCAGTTTCCCAGAGATCTGGACCTCATCCAGTCCACCCCGATGGAGTCAACACTGTCCCTCAAGACCCCACCTCGGGTCCTCACGCTCAGCGAAACGCCCATCGACTTTCTCGAAATGGAGCACCAGAGCTCCACCAGCCAGCCCAGTGAAGAA GTGCGCATGCAAACCAGGACACGCAGAGAGCGCTCGGTCAGCGAGAACACAAGTGTGCATCACAATGGCCAGCTTGCCAGAAATGACTCCAT TATGACTCTCTCCCCCTCTGCTGCATTGCGCACTATGGCTCCTCTCGGTGGTGCCGAGGACGGGGTTAACCTCTTCAGCTCCCGCGGTGTCCTTTCCTTCATCCAGTCAACCACCCGCCGGGCCTACCAGCAGGTCCTGGAGGTCCTGGACGAGAACCAGCGCAG CCAGCCATCTCTTAGAGGGGGTTCAACCCTCTCTAACCCCCAGCATGACGGCAG GCATGCCCTGGCCCCGCTGGACTCGACTACAGAGGGAGGAGCAGATGACATGGCTCTTGTGGACGCCACCTCTCTACGCAGACAG ATTGTCAAGCTGAACCGGCGTTTGCAGCTCTTGGAGGAGGAGAACAAAGAGAGAGTCAAGAGAGAAATGATCATGTATTCCGTCACTGTAGCTTTCTGGCTTATCAACAGCTGGGTTTGGTTCCGTCGCTAA
- the LOC113058631 gene encoding mitochondrial fission factor homolog B-like isoform X6: MNEAAFPSPTAEMAEMNRIHYELEYTEGISQRMRIPEQLKVAPYNPEEQDISEHEMLHTAMMHVPERIVVAGDRNDMQFPRDLDLIQSTPMESTLSLKTPPRVLTLSETPIDFLEMEHQSSTSQPSEEVRMQTRTRRERSVSENTSVHHNGQLARNDSIMTLSPSAALRTMAPLGGAEDGVNLFSSRGVLSFIQSTTRRAYQQVLEVLDENQRRHALAPLDSTTEGGADDMALVDATSLRRQIVKLNRRLQLLEEENKERVKREMIMYSVTVAFWLINSWVWFRR; this comes from the exons ATGAATGAAGCAGCGTTCCCCTCTCCCACAGCCGAGATGGCGGAGATGAACCGGATCCACTATGAGCTGGAGTACACAGAGGGCATCAGTCAGAGGATGCGTATTCCTGAGCAGCTCAAAGTGGCTCCGTATAACCCTGAAGAGCAGGACATTTCAGAGCATGAGATGCTCCACACGGCAATGATGCACGTTCCCGAGAGAATTGTAGTGGCAG gaGACAGGAATGACATGCAGTTTCCCAGAGATCTGGACCTCATCCAGTCCACCCCGATGGAGTCAACACTGTCCCTCAAGACCCCACCTCGGGTCCTCACGCTCAGCGAAACGCCCATCGACTTTCTCGAAATGGAGCACCAGAGCTCCACCAGCCAGCCCAGTGAAGAA GTGCGCATGCAAACCAGGACACGCAGAGAGCGCTCGGTCAGCGAGAACACAAGTGTGCATCACAATGGCCAGCTTGCCAGAAATGACTCCAT TATGACTCTCTCCCCCTCTGCTGCATTGCGCACTATGGCTCCTCTCGGTGGTGCCGAGGACGGGGTTAACCTCTTCAGCTCCCGCGGTGTCCTTTCCTTCATCCAGTCAACCACCCGCCGGGCCTACCAGCAGGTCCTGGAGGTCCTGGACGAGAACCAGCGCAG GCATGCCCTGGCCCCGCTGGACTCGACTACAGAGGGAGGAGCAGATGACATGGCTCTTGTGGACGCCACCTCTCTACGCAGACAG ATTGTCAAGCTGAACCGGCGTTTGCAGCTCTTGGAGGAGGAGAACAAAGAGAGAGTCAAGAGAGAAATGATCATGTATTCCGTCACTGTAGCTTTCTGGCTTATCAACAGCTGGGTTTGGTTCCGTCGCTAA
- the LOC113058631 gene encoding mitochondrial fission factor homolog B-like isoform X8 — MNEAAFPSPTAEMAEMNRIHYELEYTEGISQRMRIPEQLKVAPYNPEEQDISEHEMLHTAMMHVPERIVVAGDRNDMQFPRDLDLIQSTPMESTLSLKTPPRVLTLSETPIDFLEMEHQSSTSQPSEEVRMQTRTRRERSVSENTSVHHNGQLARNDSIQPSLRGGSTLSNPQHDGRHALAPLDSTTEGGADDMALVDATSLRRQIVKLNRRLQLLEEENKERVKREMIMYSVTVAFWLINSWVWFRR; from the exons ATGAATGAAGCAGCGTTCCCCTCTCCCACAGCCGAGATGGCGGAGATGAACCGGATCCACTATGAGCTGGAGTACACAGAGGGCATCAGTCAGAGGATGCGTATTCCTGAGCAGCTCAAAGTGGCTCCGTATAACCCTGAAGAGCAGGACATTTCAGAGCATGAGATGCTCCACACGGCAATGATGCACGTTCCCGAGAGAATTGTAGTGGCAG gaGACAGGAATGACATGCAGTTTCCCAGAGATCTGGACCTCATCCAGTCCACCCCGATGGAGTCAACACTGTCCCTCAAGACCCCACCTCGGGTCCTCACGCTCAGCGAAACGCCCATCGACTTTCTCGAAATGGAGCACCAGAGCTCCACCAGCCAGCCCAGTGAAGAA GTGCGCATGCAAACCAGGACACGCAGAGAGCGCTCGGTCAGCGAGAACACAAGTGTGCATCACAATGGCCAGCTTGCCAGAAATGACTCCAT CCAGCCATCTCTTAGAGGGGGTTCAACCCTCTCTAACCCCCAGCATGACGGCAG GCATGCCCTGGCCCCGCTGGACTCGACTACAGAGGGAGGAGCAGATGACATGGCTCTTGTGGACGCCACCTCTCTACGCAGACAG ATTGTCAAGCTGAACCGGCGTTTGCAGCTCTTGGAGGAGGAGAACAAAGAGAGAGTCAAGAGAGAAATGATCATGTATTCCGTCACTGTAGCTTTCTGGCTTATCAACAGCTGGGTTTGGTTCCGTCGCTAA
- the LOC113058631 gene encoding mitochondrial fission factor-like isoform X3, producing the protein MNEAAFPSPTAEMAEMNRIHYELEYTEGISQRMRIPEQLKVAPYNPEEQDISEHEMLHTAMMHVPERIVVAGDRNDMQFPRDLDLIQSTPMESTLSLKTPPRVLTLSETPIDFLEMEHQSSTSQPSEEVRMQTRTRRERSVSENTSVHHNGQLARNDSMGMTLSPSAALRTMAPLGGAEDGVNLFSSRGVLSFIQSTTRRAYQQVLEVLDENQRSQPSLRGGSTLSNPQHDGRHALAPLDSTTEGGADDMALVDATSLRRQIVKLNRRLQLLEEENKERVKREMIMYSVTVAFWLINSWVWFRR; encoded by the exons ATGAATGAAGCAGCGTTCCCCTCTCCCACAGCCGAGATGGCGGAGATGAACCGGATCCACTATGAGCTGGAGTACACAGAGGGCATCAGTCAGAGGATGCGTATTCCTGAGCAGCTCAAAGTGGCTCCGTATAACCCTGAAGAGCAGGACATTTCAGAGCATGAGATGCTCCACACGGCAATGATGCACGTTCCCGAGAGAATTGTAGTGGCAG gaGACAGGAATGACATGCAGTTTCCCAGAGATCTGGACCTCATCCAGTCCACCCCGATGGAGTCAACACTGTCCCTCAAGACCCCACCTCGGGTCCTCACGCTCAGCGAAACGCCCATCGACTTTCTCGAAATGGAGCACCAGAGCTCCACCAGCCAGCCCAGTGAAGAA GTGCGCATGCAAACCAGGACACGCAGAGAGCGCTCGGTCAGCGAGAACACAAGTGTGCATCACAATGGCCAGCTTGCCAGAAATGACTCCAT GGG TATGACTCTCTCCCCCTCTGCTGCATTGCGCACTATGGCTCCTCTCGGTGGTGCCGAGGACGGGGTTAACCTCTTCAGCTCCCGCGGTGTCCTTTCCTTCATCCAGTCAACCACCCGCCGGGCCTACCAGCAGGTCCTGGAGGTCCTGGACGAGAACCAGCGCAG CCAGCCATCTCTTAGAGGGGGTTCAACCCTCTCTAACCCCCAGCATGACGGCAG GCATGCCCTGGCCCCGCTGGACTCGACTACAGAGGGAGGAGCAGATGACATGGCTCTTGTGGACGCCACCTCTCTACGCAGACAG ATTGTCAAGCTGAACCGGCGTTTGCAGCTCTTGGAGGAGGAGAACAAAGAGAGAGTCAAGAGAGAAATGATCATGTATTCCGTCACTGTAGCTTTCTGGCTTATCAACAGCTGGGTTTGGTTCCGTCGCTAA
- the LOC113058631 gene encoding mitochondrial fission factor-like isoform X4: MNEAAFPSPTAEMAEMNRIHYELEYTEGISQRMRIPEQLKVAPYNPEEQDISEHEMLHTAMMHVPERIVVAGDRNDMQFPRDLDLIQSTPMESTLSLKTPPRVLTLSETPIDFLEMEHQSSTSQPSEEVRMQTRTRRERSVSENTSVHHNGQLARNDSIMTLSPSAALRTMAPLGGAEDGVNLFSSRGVLSFIQSTTRRAYQQVLEVLDENQRSQPSLRGGSTLSNPQHDGRHALAPLDSTTEGGADDMALVDATSLRRQIVKLNRRLQLLEEENKERVKREMIMYSVTVAFWLINSWVWFRR; the protein is encoded by the exons ATGAATGAAGCAGCGTTCCCCTCTCCCACAGCCGAGATGGCGGAGATGAACCGGATCCACTATGAGCTGGAGTACACAGAGGGCATCAGTCAGAGGATGCGTATTCCTGAGCAGCTCAAAGTGGCTCCGTATAACCCTGAAGAGCAGGACATTTCAGAGCATGAGATGCTCCACACGGCAATGATGCACGTTCCCGAGAGAATTGTAGTGGCAG gaGACAGGAATGACATGCAGTTTCCCAGAGATCTGGACCTCATCCAGTCCACCCCGATGGAGTCAACACTGTCCCTCAAGACCCCACCTCGGGTCCTCACGCTCAGCGAAACGCCCATCGACTTTCTCGAAATGGAGCACCAGAGCTCCACCAGCCAGCCCAGTGAAGAA GTGCGCATGCAAACCAGGACACGCAGAGAGCGCTCGGTCAGCGAGAACACAAGTGTGCATCACAATGGCCAGCTTGCCAGAAATGACTCCAT TATGACTCTCTCCCCCTCTGCTGCATTGCGCACTATGGCTCCTCTCGGTGGTGCCGAGGACGGGGTTAACCTCTTCAGCTCCCGCGGTGTCCTTTCCTTCATCCAGTCAACCACCCGCCGGGCCTACCAGCAGGTCCTGGAGGTCCTGGACGAGAACCAGCGCAG CCAGCCATCTCTTAGAGGGGGTTCAACCCTCTCTAACCCCCAGCATGACGGCAG GCATGCCCTGGCCCCGCTGGACTCGACTACAGAGGGAGGAGCAGATGACATGGCTCTTGTGGACGCCACCTCTCTACGCAGACAG ATTGTCAAGCTGAACCGGCGTTTGCAGCTCTTGGAGGAGGAGAACAAAGAGAGAGTCAAGAGAGAAATGATCATGTATTCCGTCACTGTAGCTTTCTGGCTTATCAACAGCTGGGTTTGGTTCCGTCGCTAA
- the LOC113058631 gene encoding mitochondrial fission factor homolog B-like isoform X9: protein MNEAAFPSPTAEMAEMNRIHYELEYTEGISQRMRIPEQLKVAPYNPEEQDISEHEMLHTAMMHVPERIVVAGDRNDMQFPRDLDLIQSTPMESTLSLKTPPRVLTLSETPIDFLEMEHQSSTSQPSEEVRMQTRTRRERSVSENTSVHHNGQLARNDSMHALAPLDSTTEGGADDMALVDATSLRRQIVKLNRRLQLLEEENKERVKREMIMYSVTVAFWLINSWVWFRR from the exons ATGAATGAAGCAGCGTTCCCCTCTCCCACAGCCGAGATGGCGGAGATGAACCGGATCCACTATGAGCTGGAGTACACAGAGGGCATCAGTCAGAGGATGCGTATTCCTGAGCAGCTCAAAGTGGCTCCGTATAACCCTGAAGAGCAGGACATTTCAGAGCATGAGATGCTCCACACGGCAATGATGCACGTTCCCGAGAGAATTGTAGTGGCAG gaGACAGGAATGACATGCAGTTTCCCAGAGATCTGGACCTCATCCAGTCCACCCCGATGGAGTCAACACTGTCCCTCAAGACCCCACCTCGGGTCCTCACGCTCAGCGAAACGCCCATCGACTTTCTCGAAATGGAGCACCAGAGCTCCACCAGCCAGCCCAGTGAAGAA GTGCGCATGCAAACCAGGACACGCAGAGAGCGCTCGGTCAGCGAGAACACAAGTGTGCATCACAATGGCCAGCTTGCCAGAAATGACTCCAT GCATGCCCTGGCCCCGCTGGACTCGACTACAGAGGGAGGAGCAGATGACATGGCTCTTGTGGACGCCACCTCTCTACGCAGACAG ATTGTCAAGCTGAACCGGCGTTTGCAGCTCTTGGAGGAGGAGAACAAAGAGAGAGTCAAGAGAGAAATGATCATGTATTCCGTCACTGTAGCTTTCTGGCTTATCAACAGCTGGGTTTGGTTCCGTCGCTAA
- the LOC113058631 gene encoding mitochondrial fission factor-like isoform X1, whose product MNEAAFPSPTAEMAEMNRIHYELEYTEGISQRMRIPEQLKVAPYNPEEQDISEHEMLHTAMMHVPERIVVADDFQWNTKEDFFRDRNDMQFPRDLDLIQSTPMESTLSLKTPPRVLTLSETPIDFLEMEHQSSTSQPSEEVRMQTRTRRERSVSENTSVHHNGQLARNDSMGMTLSPSAALRTMAPLGGAEDGVNLFSSRGVLSFIQSTTRRAYQQVLEVLDENQRSQPSLRGGSTLSNPQHDGRHALAPLDSTTEGGADDMALVDATSLRRQIVKLNRRLQLLEEENKERVKREMIMYSVTVAFWLINSWVWFRR is encoded by the exons ATGAATGAAGCAGCGTTCCCCTCTCCCACAGCCGAGATGGCGGAGATGAACCGGATCCACTATGAGCTGGAGTACACAGAGGGCATCAGTCAGAGGATGCGTATTCCTGAGCAGCTCAAAGTGGCTCCGTATAACCCTGAAGAGCAGGACATTTCAGAGCATGAGATGCTCCACACGGCAATGATGCACGTTCCCGAGAGAATTGTAGTGGCAG ACGattttcagtggaacacaaaagaagattttttta gaGACAGGAATGACATGCAGTTTCCCAGAGATCTGGACCTCATCCAGTCCACCCCGATGGAGTCAACACTGTCCCTCAAGACCCCACCTCGGGTCCTCACGCTCAGCGAAACGCCCATCGACTTTCTCGAAATGGAGCACCAGAGCTCCACCAGCCAGCCCAGTGAAGAA GTGCGCATGCAAACCAGGACACGCAGAGAGCGCTCGGTCAGCGAGAACACAAGTGTGCATCACAATGGCCAGCTTGCCAGAAATGACTCCAT GGG TATGACTCTCTCCCCCTCTGCTGCATTGCGCACTATGGCTCCTCTCGGTGGTGCCGAGGACGGGGTTAACCTCTTCAGCTCCCGCGGTGTCCTTTCCTTCATCCAGTCAACCACCCGCCGGGCCTACCAGCAGGTCCTGGAGGTCCTGGACGAGAACCAGCGCAG CCAGCCATCTCTTAGAGGGGGTTCAACCCTCTCTAACCCCCAGCATGACGGCAG GCATGCCCTGGCCCCGCTGGACTCGACTACAGAGGGAGGAGCAGATGACATGGCTCTTGTGGACGCCACCTCTCTACGCAGACAG ATTGTCAAGCTGAACCGGCGTTTGCAGCTCTTGGAGGAGGAGAACAAAGAGAGAGTCAAGAGAGAAATGATCATGTATTCCGTCACTGTAGCTTTCTGGCTTATCAACAGCTGGGTTTGGTTCCGTCGCTAA
- the LOC113058631 gene encoding mitochondrial fission factor homolog B-like isoform X5 has product MNEAAFPSPTAEMAEMNRIHYELEYTEGISQRMRIPEQLKVAPYNPEEQDISEHEMLHTAMMHVPERIVVADDFQWNTKEDFFRDRNDMQFPRDLDLIQSTPMESTLSLKTPPRVLTLSETPIDFLEMEHQSSTSQPSEEVRMQTRTRRERSVSENTSVHHNGQLARNDSMGMTLSPSAALRTMAPLGGAEDGVNLFSSRGVLSFIQSTTRRAYQQVLEVLDENQRRHALAPLDSTTEGGADDMALVDATSLRRQIVKLNRRLQLLEEENKERVKREMIMYSVTVAFWLINSWVWFRR; this is encoded by the exons ATGAATGAAGCAGCGTTCCCCTCTCCCACAGCCGAGATGGCGGAGATGAACCGGATCCACTATGAGCTGGAGTACACAGAGGGCATCAGTCAGAGGATGCGTATTCCTGAGCAGCTCAAAGTGGCTCCGTATAACCCTGAAGAGCAGGACATTTCAGAGCATGAGATGCTCCACACGGCAATGATGCACGTTCCCGAGAGAATTGTAGTGGCAG ACGattttcagtggaacacaaaagaagattttttta gaGACAGGAATGACATGCAGTTTCCCAGAGATCTGGACCTCATCCAGTCCACCCCGATGGAGTCAACACTGTCCCTCAAGACCCCACCTCGGGTCCTCACGCTCAGCGAAACGCCCATCGACTTTCTCGAAATGGAGCACCAGAGCTCCACCAGCCAGCCCAGTGAAGAA GTGCGCATGCAAACCAGGACACGCAGAGAGCGCTCGGTCAGCGAGAACACAAGTGTGCATCACAATGGCCAGCTTGCCAGAAATGACTCCAT GGG TATGACTCTCTCCCCCTCTGCTGCATTGCGCACTATGGCTCCTCTCGGTGGTGCCGAGGACGGGGTTAACCTCTTCAGCTCCCGCGGTGTCCTTTCCTTCATCCAGTCAACCACCCGCCGGGCCTACCAGCAGGTCCTGGAGGTCCTGGACGAGAACCAGCGCAG GCATGCCCTGGCCCCGCTGGACTCGACTACAGAGGGAGGAGCAGATGACATGGCTCTTGTGGACGCCACCTCTCTACGCAGACAG ATTGTCAAGCTGAACCGGCGTTTGCAGCTCTTGGAGGAGGAGAACAAAGAGAGAGTCAAGAGAGAAATGATCATGTATTCCGTCACTGTAGCTTTCTGGCTTATCAACAGCTGGGTTTGGTTCCGTCGCTAA
- the LOC113058631 gene encoding mitochondrial fission factor homolog B-like isoform X7 gives MNEAAFPSPTAEMAEMNRIHYELEYTEGISQRMRIPEQLKVAPYNPEEQDISEHEMLHTAMMHVPERIVVADDFQWNTKEDFFRDRNDMQFPRDLDLIQSTPMESTLSLKTPPRVLTLSETPIDFLEMEHQSSTSQPSEEVRMQTRTRRERSVSENTSVHHNGQLARNDSIQPSLRGGSTLSNPQHDGRHALAPLDSTTEGGADDMALVDATSLRRQIVKLNRRLQLLEEENKERVKREMIMYSVTVAFWLINSWVWFRR, from the exons ATGAATGAAGCAGCGTTCCCCTCTCCCACAGCCGAGATGGCGGAGATGAACCGGATCCACTATGAGCTGGAGTACACAGAGGGCATCAGTCAGAGGATGCGTATTCCTGAGCAGCTCAAAGTGGCTCCGTATAACCCTGAAGAGCAGGACATTTCAGAGCATGAGATGCTCCACACGGCAATGATGCACGTTCCCGAGAGAATTGTAGTGGCAG ACGattttcagtggaacacaaaagaagattttttta gaGACAGGAATGACATGCAGTTTCCCAGAGATCTGGACCTCATCCAGTCCACCCCGATGGAGTCAACACTGTCCCTCAAGACCCCACCTCGGGTCCTCACGCTCAGCGAAACGCCCATCGACTTTCTCGAAATGGAGCACCAGAGCTCCACCAGCCAGCCCAGTGAAGAA GTGCGCATGCAAACCAGGACACGCAGAGAGCGCTCGGTCAGCGAGAACACAAGTGTGCATCACAATGGCCAGCTTGCCAGAAATGACTCCAT CCAGCCATCTCTTAGAGGGGGTTCAACCCTCTCTAACCCCCAGCATGACGGCAG GCATGCCCTGGCCCCGCTGGACTCGACTACAGAGGGAGGAGCAGATGACATGGCTCTTGTGGACGCCACCTCTCTACGCAGACAG ATTGTCAAGCTGAACCGGCGTTTGCAGCTCTTGGAGGAGGAGAACAAAGAGAGAGTCAAGAGAGAAATGATCATGTATTCCGTCACTGTAGCTTTCTGGCTTATCAACAGCTGGGTTTGGTTCCGTCGCTAA
- the LOC113058630 gene encoding 39S ribosomal protein L44, mitochondrial-like gives MESTLVNPCSSALRTRGGAVDRFPLAFRSSVAAVMAACRALVSRAVLPLHYHHVCRGVMLTHIREKKRWMKAYSLIMERKRKMEGPPPPKPRSQQPNFDYHAEVEAFSARLRESFSLELLKTAFVNVCYLRSEEERRRALGLDLETTVLHLKDNGELCVHGQQFTEAFLSDWCRGSFPSLPQEGVAAIVGHLTGSEVMCHVARNLTVEELTMSAEFPVPNETLQGTFFAVIGALEQSSGSVRAGLFIRDFLVTQLNGKDLFDLWEVVDPMGLLVKELTCKGIALPEPRLIQSAGASTVLPLYFVGLYSDGKLLAQGPGETVLAAEEEAARVALRKLYGFTENRRPWDYTAPMSSSRKPRAQALTSG, from the exons ATGGAGTCCACCTTGGTTAACCCATGTTCCTCAGCGCTCCGGACACGTGGTGGCGCTGTGGACAGATTCCCTCTCGCTTTCCGTAGCTCTGTCGCGGCTGTCATGGCGGCGTGCAGGGCGCTCGTGAGTCGCGCTGTTTTACCTCTGCATTACCATCATGTGTGCAGAGGAGTGATGCTCACACACatcagagagaagaagagatggATGAAGGCTTACTCGCTCATcatggagaggaagaggaagatggagGGACCTCCACCTCCAAAGCCACG CTCCCAGCAGCCAAACTTTGATTACCATGCTGAAGTGGAGGCTTTCAGTGCCCGACTGCGGGAGAGTTTCTCTCTGGAGCTTCTGAAGACGGCGTTTGTGAACGTGTGTTACCTGCGATCTGAGGAGGAGAGGAGGCGAGCGCTGGGCCTTGATTTAGAGACGACCGTTCTCCACCTGAAAGACAACGGCGAGCTGTGTGTGCACGGTCAACAGTTCACAGAG GCTTTCCTCAGTGACTGGTGCAGGGGCAGCTTTCCCAGCCTGCCTCAGGAGGGTGTGGCAGCTATCGTAGGGCACCTGACAGGGTCAGAGGTCATGTGTCACGTCGCACGAAACCTCACAGTAGAGGAGTTGACGATGAGTGCAGAGTTTCCTGTTCCCAATGAAACCCTGCAAGGAACGTTCTTTGCTGTGATTGGTGCTCTGGAGCAGAGCAGTGGGTCTGTGCGAGCCGGGCTTTTCATTAGG GATTTCCTGGTTACTCAGCTAAACGGGAAAGATCTGTTTGACCTGTGGGAAGTGGTTGATCCCATGGGGCTGCTGGTTAAAGAGTTGACCTGTAAAGGTATAGCTCTCCCCGAACCCCGCCTCATCCAGTCCGCCGGCGCCAGTACTGTCCTCCCTCTCTATTTCGTCGGGCTTTACAG TGACGGTAAGCTGCTGGCTCAGGGTCCAGGCGAGACTGTCCTGGCGGCTGAAGAAGAGGCAGCACGCGTGGCTCTGAGGAAACTCTACGGCTTCACTGAGAACCGCAGACCATGGGACTACACTGCCCCCATGAGCAGCTCCAGAAAGCCCAGGGCACAGGCTCTTACCAGCGGATAA